A window of Gemmatimonadota bacterium contains these coding sequences:
- the pilO gene encoding type 4a pilus biogenesis protein PilO has protein sequence MADTPKTTPILLGLIALVVGYAGWSGDGLNLLGIEGLRARSAHAAALQDTLTGLEAQIDTAKRDLAKESVEDVKKRAAAFSSSLQILRALVPEQREVANLLDDIQIRAKVRGVNVADFTVLPTSEGPAPFDTYAYQMAVIGRYHQVGSFLTDVASLRRIMVSSDVKLAAADMARAKALGDTTAMIEARFTIRTYVKAKVDSTATEAPDAQ, from the coding sequence ATGGCCGACACACCGAAGACCACCCCCATCCTGCTGGGCCTGATCGCCCTCGTGGTCGGCTATGCCGGCTGGAGTGGCGACGGACTCAATCTTCTCGGGATCGAGGGATTGCGGGCCCGGAGCGCACATGCAGCGGCGCTGCAGGACACGCTGACGGGGCTTGAGGCGCAGATCGACACCGCCAAGCGCGACCTCGCCAAGGAGTCCGTCGAGGACGTGAAGAAGCGGGCAGCCGCCTTCAGTTCCTCGCTGCAGATTCTCCGCGCCCTGGTGCCGGAGCAGCGCGAAGTGGCGAACCTGCTCGACGACATCCAGATCCGCGCCAAGGTGCGCGGCGTCAACGTCGCCGACTTCACCGTGCTGCCGACCTCGGAAGGCCCGGCGCCGTTCGACACCTATGCCTATCAGATGGCCGTGATCGGCCGCTACCACCAGGTCGGCTCCTTCCTCACCGACGTCGCCTCGCTGCGGCGGATCATGGTGTCGAGCGACGTGAAGCTGGCGGCCGCGGACATGGCCCGGGCCAAGGCACTCGGCGACACCACGGCGATGATCGAGGCACGCTTCACCATCCGGACCTATGTGAAGGCCAAGGTCGACAGCACCGCCACGGAGGCGCCCGATGCGCAATAA